One window of the Camelus ferus isolate YT-003-E chromosome 36, BCGSAC_Cfer_1.0, whole genome shotgun sequence genome contains the following:
- the LOC116661790 gene encoding LOW QUALITY PROTEIN: olfactory receptor 5M11-like (The sequence of the model RefSeq protein was modified relative to this genomic sequence to represent the inferred CDS: inserted 1 base in 1 codon; substituted 1 base at 1 genomic stop codon) has translation MKMKLFPWCNGPEATEFVLLGLTTHRDLQPVFCVAFLLSYLITLAGSLGMILLIRFXSQLQTPMCFFLTHLACVDMFYSTNVSPQMLAHFLSEKKTISYTGCLAECFVFVTLLLTEYYMLGAMAYDKYVAICSPLHYNSRMSRPLFICLVILPYFWGSIVVTMQVILTSHLSFCGSNIINHFXCVDPALLMLTCSNTYVKQTALFVSTGINLTGSLLIILIPHVFVFITITRIRSSEGQGKAFSTCVSHLTAVSMFYESLFCMYLRPANEQSVEQGKIVSVFCIFVSPMLNPFIYSLRNKDVKQALRRVFREALVRWGKALSYQFPNKRRKNPSKQSKSIPCWFCQHWDATLWNSSHSLYARRAWGRVRVYGNRMAKLSGNDGGQESRQQKSVVYDSAGSWF, from the exons atgaaaatgaagctATTTCCCTGGTGCAATGGCCCCGAGGCCACCGAGTTTGTTCTGCTGGGACTGACCACTCACCGAGACCTGCAGCCCGTCTTCTGTGTGGCCTTCCTCCTGAGTTACCTCATCACACTGGCCGGGAGCCTTGGGATGATTTTATTAATCAGAT ACTCCCAGCTGCAAACCCCCATGTGCTTTTTCCTCACCCACTTAGCGTGCGTAGATATGTTTTATTctacgaatgtctctcctcagaTGCTTGCACACTTCTTATCTGAGAAGAAGACCATTTCCTACACGGGATGTCTGGCcgaatgttttgtttttgtgaccCTGCTCCTTACTGAGTATTACATGCTTGGTGCCATGGCCTATGACAAGTACGTGGCCATCTGCAGTCCCCTACATTACAACAGCAGAATGTCCAGGCCACTCTTCATCTGCCTGGTCATCCTCCCCTACTTCTGGGGGTCCATAGTGGTCACAATGCAGGTGATACTGACCTCTCACTTGTCCTTTTGTGGATCCAACATCATCAACCATTTCTAATGTGTGGACCCAGCCCTGTTAATGTTGACGTGTTCTAACACTTACGTAAAGCAAACCGCCCTGTTTGTGTCCACTGGGATTAACCTCACAGGTTCCCTTCTCATAATCCTCATCccccatgtttttgttttcatcaccATCACGAGGATCCGTTCCAGTGAAGGGCAGGGcaaagccttctccacctgtgtCTCCCACCTGACAGCTGTCTCTATGTTCTATGAGTCCCTGTTCTGCATGTATCTGAGACCAGCAAATGAGCAATCTGTTGAACAAGGGAAAATTGTctcagtgttttgtatttttgtgagtCCCATGCTAAATCCATTTAtctacagcctgagaaacaaggatGTGAAACAGGCTTTGAGAAGGGTATTTAGAGAAGCCTTGGTACGATGGGGAAAAGCTCTATCTTACCAGTTTcccaataaaagaagaaagaatccCTCAAAACAATCCAAAAGTATCCCTTGTTGGTTCTGCCAACATTGGGATGCAACTCTCTGGAACAGCAGTCATAGTTTATATGCACGCAGGGCTTGGGGTCGAGTGAGAGTCTATGGAAACAGAATGGCAAAGCTGAGTGGAAATGACGGTGGGCAGGAATCACGACAGCAGAAGTCAGTTGTCTACGATTCAGCCGGTTCATGGTTTTAG
- the LOC102504719 gene encoding LOW QUALITY PROTEIN: olfactory receptor 5M1 (The sequence of the model RefSeq protein was modified relative to this genomic sequence to represent the inferred CDS: inserted 2 bases in 2 codons): protein MSSPNHTLVTEFILLGLTDNSVFEKTLXGVFLVIYLVTLAGNLGMIMLIRNNAHLQTPMYFFLSHLSFVDICYSSNIAPXMLYTFLSDQKTIFYARCFTQCLLFIALVITELYILASMALDRYVAICNPLHYSSRMSKSICLSLVTVPYSCGFLHGLSQALPTFHLSFCGSHEINHFYCADPPLMMLACSDTRVKKMAMFAVAGFTLCSSLLIILLSYVFIMVSILRISSTEGRHKAFSTCGSHLTTVTIFYGTLFCMYLRLPSEKSVEQSKIIAVFYTFLSPMLNPLIYSLRNKHVIYAMKQMVKGNPFHRTAL from the exons ATGTCTTCCCCAAACCACACTCTGGTGACAGAATTCATTCTCCTGGGACTCACAGACAACTCAGTGTTTGAGAAGACCC TTGGAGTGTTTCTGGTGATCTACCTAGTCACGCTGGCAGGGAATCTGGGCATGATCATGCTGATCAGGAACAATGCCCACCTCCAaacccccatgtacttcttcctcagccACCTGTCCTTTGTAGACATTTGCTATTCATCCAACATCGCTC ATATGCTATACACTTTCCTCTCAGATCAGAAGACCATCTTCTATGCCAGATGTTTCACACAGTGTCTGCTCTTCATTGCCCTGGTGATCACAGAGCTTTATATCCTTGCTTCAATGGCGTTGGATCGCTATGTGGCCATTTGCAACCCTTTACATTACAGCAGCAGGATGTCCAAGAGCATCTGCCTTTCTCTAGTCACTGTCCCTTATTCTTGTGGCTTCCTTCATGGGCTCTCTCAGGCACTGCCGACTTTCCACCTGTCCTTCTGTGGCTCCCATGAAATCAACCATTTCTACTGTGCTGACCCTCCTCTCATGATGCTGGCCTGCTCTGACACCCGAGTCAAGAAGATGGCAATGTTTGCAGTTGCTGGTTTTACCCTCTGCAGCTCTCTCCTCATCATTCTCCTGTCCTACGTTTTCATCATGGTCAGCATCTTGAGGATCAGCTCTACAGAAGGCAGGCACAAGGCCTTTTCTACTTGTGGTTCCCACCTGACAACAGTCACTATATTTTATGGAACCCTCTTTTGCATGTACTTAAGGCTCCCATCTGAGAAGTCTGTAGAGCAGTCCAAAATAATTGCAGTCTTCTATACTTTTTTGAGTCCAATGCTGAACCCGTTGATCTACAGTTTACGGAATAAGCACGTGATCTATGCCATGAAGCAAATGGTTAAGGGAAATCCCTTTCACAGAACTGCACTTTAG